From Bradyrhizobium symbiodeficiens, the proteins below share one genomic window:
- a CDS encoding ABC transporter ATP-binding protein yields the protein MASISIRNLTKRYGNFTVIPDLNLEIADHEFVVFVGPSGCGKSTLLRIIAGLEPISSGDLYIGDTRVNGVQAAQRDIAMVFQDYALYPHMRVYDNMSFALELRGTPRAEIDARVKRAAALLHIEPYLDRKPRELSGGQRQRVAMGRAIVRNPKAFLFDEPLSNLDAKLRGQVRAEIKALSQELKTTMVFVTHDQIEAMTMADRIVVLQAGTIQQYDTPEAVYERPANQFVAGFIGSPAMNFFPVEWREGRAILSQGGTVVPLDGETAGRLSEAGNAVLGIRPEHFAVAADAADGIAIDVKLVEPLGSDTLIHFDLAGGSAIARVDPALRPKVGDRITLRPQSGKTHLFDATNGQVVR from the coding sequence ATGGCCTCGATCTCGATCCGCAATCTTACCAAACGCTACGGGAATTTCACTGTGATCCCCGATCTCAATCTGGAGATCGCGGACCACGAGTTCGTGGTTTTCGTCGGCCCGTCCGGCTGCGGCAAGTCGACCTTGCTCCGGATCATCGCGGGTCTCGAGCCGATTTCCTCCGGAGACCTCTACATCGGCGACACGCGCGTCAACGGCGTGCAGGCGGCGCAGCGCGACATCGCGATGGTGTTCCAGGACTACGCGCTCTATCCGCACATGCGGGTTTACGACAACATGTCCTTTGCGCTGGAGTTGCGGGGAACGCCGAGGGCGGAGATCGACGCGCGGGTGAAGCGCGCGGCGGCGCTGCTTCACATCGAGCCATATCTCGATCGCAAGCCGAGGGAACTCTCCGGCGGCCAGCGCCAGCGCGTCGCCATGGGACGCGCGATCGTGCGCAACCCTAAAGCCTTCCTGTTCGATGAGCCGCTCTCAAATCTCGACGCCAAGCTGCGCGGGCAGGTGCGCGCCGAGATCAAGGCGTTGTCGCAGGAGCTCAAGACCACCATGGTCTTCGTGACCCACGACCAGATCGAGGCCATGACCATGGCCGACCGCATCGTGGTGCTGCAGGCCGGCACGATCCAGCAATACGACACGCCCGAGGCGGTCTACGAGCGGCCGGCCAACCAGTTCGTGGCCGGCTTCATCGGCTCGCCGGCCATGAATTTCTTTCCGGTCGAATGGCGCGAGGGGCGTGCGATCCTTTCGCAAGGTGGAACTGTGGTGCCGCTCGACGGCGAGACCGCAGGCCGGCTGAGCGAGGCCGGCAACGCCGTGCTGGGCATTCGGCCCGAACATTTTGCCGTTGCTGCTGATGCGGCCGACGGCATTGCCATCGACGTGAAGCTGGTCGAGCCGCTCGGTTCGGATACGCTGATCCATTTCGATCTCGCCGGCGGCTCCGCCATCGCGCGGGTCGATCCGGCGCTGCGGCCAAAGGTCGGCGATCGCATCACGCTGCGTCCGCAATCCGGCAAGACGCATCTGTTCGATGCCACCAACGGACAGGTCGTGCGGTGA
- a CDS encoding sugar kinase codes for MSALVNIGDLSALADVASRTRPVHVICLGLSALDQVWRVDRPFAGGSEKIRAIEYGTLGGGMAANASVAVAKLGASVAFWGRAGNDAAGHEMKSAFTAEGVDVENFRLFADGRSSVSGVIVDSSGERQIVNFRGLYPEAADWLPIEAVSRASSVLADPRWVEGAATLFREARARGIPTVLDGDMAEPDVFERLLPLTDHAIFSEPALAAFAGSTDDQSLAALARFGCRVIAVTRGETGVSWYENGELHRQAAYAVDVVDTTGAGDVFHGAYALGIGAGLDVRAAMAFSAASAAMKCRHAGGRNGIPDINECLVFMRTKP; via the coding sequence GTGAGCGCATTGGTCAACATCGGAGATCTGTCGGCGCTCGCGGACGTCGCGTCCAGGACGAGGCCCGTGCACGTGATCTGTCTCGGGTTGTCGGCACTCGATCAGGTCTGGCGCGTCGATCGGCCGTTCGCGGGTGGAAGCGAGAAGATCAGGGCCATCGAATACGGCACGCTTGGCGGCGGCATGGCCGCCAATGCCAGCGTCGCGGTGGCAAAGCTCGGTGCGTCCGTCGCGTTCTGGGGGCGGGCAGGGAATGATGCTGCCGGGCATGAGATGAAGTCGGCCTTCACCGCGGAAGGCGTCGACGTCGAGAATTTCCGGCTGTTTGCCGATGGCCGCTCATCCGTCTCCGGGGTCATCGTCGACAGCTCCGGCGAGCGGCAGATCGTGAATTTCCGCGGTCTCTATCCCGAAGCCGCAGACTGGCTCCCCATCGAAGCGGTCTCGCGCGCATCGTCCGTGCTCGCCGATCCGCGTTGGGTCGAGGGCGCCGCGACGTTGTTCCGCGAAGCACGCGCCCGCGGCATCCCGACTGTGCTCGACGGTGACATGGCCGAGCCTGACGTGTTCGAGCGGCTGCTGCCGCTGACCGACCACGCGATCTTTTCCGAGCCTGCGCTTGCCGCCTTTGCCGGCTCTACGGACGATCAATCCCTGGCAGCCCTCGCCCGCTTCGGCTGCCGCGTCATCGCGGTCACGCGCGGCGAGACGGGCGTGAGCTGGTACGAGAACGGCGAGTTGCACCGGCAGGCCGCCTATGCCGTCGACGTCGTCGACACCACCGGCGCGGGCGACGTCTTCCATGGTGCCTATGCGCTGGGGATCGGCGCCGGTCTCGACGTGCGCGCCGCCATGGCGTTTTCGGCGGCCTCGGCCGCGATGAAATGCCGCCACGCTGGCGGCCGCAATGGAATCCCCGATATCAACGAGTGTCTTGTATTCATGAGGACGAAGCCATGA
- a CDS encoding tagatose 1,6-diphosphate aldolase, whose product MRTIGKNRGLARLADADGHFRMVALDQRPPLFDAIAKAKGITREQVEYSDVTAAKRLLVENLAPHCSSMLFDPNFAVPAAIDLLPPRCGLIMTLEEHRVEETAGGRKSRAITNWSVEKIRAMGGDAVKVLAWYRPDAEAAVNDHQKKFVREIGEDCARHDIPYVLELLVYPFLGSANHTADYVESPGKLPGLVIDSVREFAKPEYNVDLLKLESPLAANSLPARDGSAEAKAAQKEFDAIGDICRGRNIPWVLLSGGAAPEKFERVLDYSYAAGASGFLAGRTIWLDAVLKNFPDRAAVSASLRKDGLNVLERLSKLTTAKGTAWRARYPVFSDIKQEGDFARAY is encoded by the coding sequence ATGAGAACGATTGGAAAGAACCGCGGCCTGGCACGGCTTGCTGACGCTGATGGCCACTTTCGCATGGTCGCGCTGGACCAGCGGCCGCCCTTGTTCGATGCCATCGCCAAGGCAAAAGGCATCACGCGGGAGCAGGTCGAATATTCCGACGTCACGGCGGCCAAGCGCTTACTCGTCGAGAACCTTGCGCCGCATTGCAGCTCGATGCTGTTTGACCCCAATTTTGCCGTGCCCGCTGCGATCGATCTGCTGCCGCCGCGCTGCGGCCTGATCATGACGCTGGAAGAACACCGCGTCGAGGAAACCGCGGGCGGCCGCAAGTCGCGCGCCATTACCAACTGGAGCGTGGAGAAGATCCGCGCCATGGGCGGCGACGCCGTCAAGGTGCTGGCCTGGTACCGGCCGGACGCCGAGGCTGCTGTGAACGATCACCAGAAGAAATTCGTGCGCGAGATCGGCGAGGACTGCGCCCGTCACGACATTCCCTACGTGCTCGAGCTGCTGGTCTATCCGTTCCTCGGCAGCGCCAACCACACCGCGGATTACGTGGAGTCGCCGGGCAAGCTCCCCGGCCTCGTCATCGACAGCGTGCGTGAGTTTGCGAAGCCCGAATACAACGTCGACCTGCTCAAGCTGGAGAGCCCGCTGGCGGCCAATAGCTTGCCTGCCCGTGACGGCAGTGCGGAGGCCAAGGCCGCGCAGAAAGAGTTCGACGCGATCGGCGATATCTGCCGCGGCCGCAACATCCCCTGGGTGCTGCTGTCGGGCGGGGCCGCGCCGGAGAAATTCGAGCGCGTGCTCGACTATTCCTATGCGGCGGGCGCGAGCGGCTTCCTCGCGGGTCGCACCATCTGGCTCGATGCCGTGCTGAAGAATTTCCCGGATCGCGCCGCGGTGTCTGCCAGCCTGCGCAAGGACGGCCTCAACGTTCTGGAACGGCTCAGCAAGTTGACGACGGCCAAGGGTACGGCATGGAGGGCGCGCTATCCTGTTTTCAGCGATATCAAGCAGGAAGGTGACTTCGCGCGCGCTTACTGA
- a CDS encoding mandelate racemase/muconate lactonizing enzyme family protein has product MTDSFTIRSIEAFCYRYPLATPVVTSFGKMLNRPAVFVRVIDEDGVEGWGEAWSNFPAPGAEHRARLVNEVLAPGLVGRRFDGPAQAFEALTRGTEVLALQCGEPGPFAQAIAGIDLALWDLSARRRRLPLWRLLGGHGSTIKVYASGINPGGATQTAEAALGRGHRALKLKVGFGADIDLANLAAMREIVGAGMLAADANQGWSVEQALQMLPRLGAFDLRWLEEPIRADRPREEWRRLRASAHMPIAAGENISSAAGFKEVLAEDVLGVVQPDIAKWGGLTVCAGLARDILDARKTFCPHYLGGGIGLLASAHLLAGIGGDGWLEVDANDNPLRDLFCGSVTNVREGRVQLSDDPGLGTVPDLSAVERYRSV; this is encoded by the coding sequence ATGACTGACAGCTTCACCATCCGTTCGATCGAGGCGTTCTGTTATCGTTATCCGCTGGCAACGCCGGTGGTAACGTCGTTCGGCAAGATGCTCAACCGTCCCGCCGTCTTCGTTCGCGTGATCGACGAGGACGGCGTCGAAGGATGGGGCGAAGCCTGGTCCAACTTTCCAGCACCGGGCGCGGAGCATCGCGCCCGGCTCGTCAACGAAGTGCTCGCGCCCGGCCTTGTGGGGCGCAGGTTCGACGGTCCGGCTCAAGCCTTCGAGGCTCTGACGAGGGGCACTGAAGTTCTCGCGCTGCAATGCGGAGAGCCCGGTCCATTCGCACAGGCTATCGCGGGGATCGATCTCGCGCTATGGGACCTCTCGGCGCGCCGTCGTCGCTTGCCGCTGTGGCGCCTGCTCGGCGGACACGGCAGCACAATCAAGGTCTATGCCAGCGGCATCAATCCCGGTGGCGCTACGCAGACGGCCGAAGCCGCACTCGGGCGGGGTCATCGCGCACTGAAGCTGAAGGTCGGCTTCGGCGCCGACATCGACCTTGCTAATCTGGCAGCCATGCGCGAGATCGTCGGCGCGGGCATGCTCGCGGCGGATGCCAATCAGGGCTGGTCGGTCGAGCAGGCGCTTCAGATGCTGCCGCGGCTTGGCGCGTTCGATCTGCGCTGGCTGGAAGAGCCCATCCGCGCCGATCGGCCACGCGAAGAATGGCGAAGACTGCGCGCGAGCGCGCACATGCCGATTGCCGCCGGCGAGAACATTTCAAGCGCCGCGGGCTTCAAGGAGGTGTTGGCCGAGGACGTGCTTGGCGTGGTTCAGCCCGATATCGCGAAATGGGGCGGGCTCACCGTCTGTGCCGGACTGGCGCGTGACATTCTCGACGCGCGCAAGACGTTTTGCCCGCACTATCTCGGCGGTGGCATTGGACTGCTTGCCTCGGCTCATCTGCTGGCCGGCATCGGAGGCGATGGCTGGCTGGAGGTCGATGCCAACGACAATCCGCTGCGTGATCTGTTTTGCGGCTCCGTGACCAATGTGCGCGAAGGCAGGGTTCAGCTGAGTGATGATCCGGGGCTCGGAACAGTACCGGATCTTTCAGCTGTCGAGCGCTATCGCAGCGTCTAA